Proteins co-encoded in one Actinopolymorpha sp. NPDC004070 genomic window:
- a CDS encoding GNAT family N-acetyltransferase, translated as MGEYVISPLDPDTWDGFARMVERHNGVFGGCWCTWFHTMSADKERTYEANRSLKRLLVDEGRAHSALVYDDAEVVAWCQFGTPADLPNIYHRKQYDAELDVVPDYRITCIFVDKRYRRRGLSAVALQGALDLIAVSGGGVVEGYPHHTGGAKKSVLYNGTRALFERAGFEYVRSKGVGNCVMRRAVP; from the coding sequence ACCTGGGACGGGTTCGCCCGGATGGTGGAGCGGCACAACGGTGTGTTCGGCGGCTGCTGGTGCACGTGGTTCCACACCATGAGTGCCGACAAGGAACGCACCTATGAGGCCAACCGGTCCCTCAAGCGTCTACTCGTCGACGAGGGACGGGCCCATTCGGCGCTGGTGTACGACGACGCCGAGGTGGTCGCATGGTGCCAGTTCGGAACCCCGGCGGATCTGCCGAACATCTACCACCGCAAGCAGTACGACGCCGAACTCGACGTCGTTCCCGACTACCGGATCACCTGTATCTTCGTGGACAAGCGCTACCGGCGCCGTGGGCTCTCGGCGGTCGCCCTGCAAGGGGCCCTCGACCTGATCGCGGTGTCGGGCGGCGGAGTGGTCGAGGGATACCCGCACCACACCGGCGGGGCGAAGAAGTCGGTGCTCTACAACGGCACCCGGGCACTGTTCGAACGGGCGGGTTTCGAGTACGTCCGCAGCAAGGGCGTCGGAAACTGCGTCATGCGCCGCGCCGTGCCCTGA
- a CDS encoding S8 family peptidase, with the protein MCGADDSPAGAATVSKLDPTLLGILARRRDATRRPRAARAAEEESFEPRQTPDTVHVMVKFTGDVDDLRALGFEPLSLRTHPTEGWTIAAGPMPTDRLPDLDDLDHVVKVEASRPMRPELDRSVPEIRAKQLHDGSPSFTGAGVVVGVIDSGIDWFHHSFRKPDGTSRILGIWDQTLVAQAGESAPAAFPGMGVEYTKAHIDAALAGTGTVRTKDKDDGHGTHVAGIAAGDGSQSGNCSGAFTYVGVAPGADIIIVVNTAETDALGESVNLVHALDFIWDHPGVAGRPVVINLSQGDNLGAHDGTALVEQMIDLDLLLHDGHMVVKSAGNEGEADHHAQVTIAAGASTDVPVHMPSGDRFSRFAEMWYAGAGSVRCTVLAPSVRGAPPTSPAVDPGNATPWTVDSTLPANRQTVVRIDSRTADPDNNDRSIHIEWDPAAKANIPAGEWKLRLANTGAVPVTVHMWLERGSGPVFGSGEASRAGTISIPGTARSVITVGAYSQSGFLFFNWSGKVAGFSSRGATRDGRTKPDVSAPGVAIKSAKSNVRPNCCCDCCRDFYVDMDGTSMAAPHVTGVVALMYQKNPRLKASDVRRHIMETARVPDGLTPADLPNNDYGAGKVDAAAAVAAVPPPGAPVHAPEDRERESPGPDPHELHAPVARAGRGAQEGEDGRGGEPKARWAHTSRTPRTPRALRTADIAAPLLAALHTRLLAVPSGEGWAADVSRHFSEVRGLINHNRRVAVTWHRMQGPALVASLAHQVAGSPGGVALPAVSAADLARRVGAFLDALERHGSTDLADSIRRRRPEILAVGAVDLLHLLAGAARPAA; encoded by the coding sequence GTGTGCGGTGCCGACGACTCGCCCGCCGGCGCGGCCACAGTGAGCAAGCTCGACCCGACCCTGCTCGGCATCCTCGCGCGCAGACGGGACGCGACGAGGCGGCCACGCGCTGCGCGAGCGGCGGAGGAGGAGTCCTTCGAGCCGCGGCAGACACCGGACACGGTGCACGTCATGGTGAAGTTCACCGGTGACGTGGACGACCTGCGTGCGCTCGGGTTCGAGCCCCTGAGCCTGAGGACCCACCCGACCGAGGGCTGGACGATCGCCGCCGGCCCCATGCCCACCGACCGGCTCCCCGACCTCGACGACCTCGACCACGTGGTCAAGGTCGAGGCGTCCCGGCCGATGCGCCCCGAGCTGGACCGGAGCGTTCCCGAGATCCGAGCCAAGCAGCTCCACGACGGATCCCCGTCGTTCACCGGCGCGGGTGTCGTCGTCGGTGTCATCGACTCGGGCATCGATTGGTTTCACCACAGCTTCCGCAAGCCGGACGGCACCAGCCGCATCCTCGGTATCTGGGACCAGACGCTGGTCGCCCAGGCCGGGGAGAGCGCGCCCGCCGCATTCCCCGGAATGGGTGTGGAGTACACCAAGGCCCACATCGACGCGGCGCTCGCCGGCACGGGAACCGTCCGTACGAAGGACAAGGACGACGGTCACGGCACCCACGTCGCGGGCATCGCCGCGGGGGACGGCTCCCAGTCCGGCAACTGCTCGGGCGCGTTCACGTACGTCGGTGTCGCTCCGGGGGCCGACATCATCATCGTCGTCAACACCGCGGAGACCGACGCGCTCGGGGAGTCGGTCAACCTCGTTCACGCCCTGGACTTCATCTGGGACCACCCCGGCGTGGCCGGACGCCCCGTTGTCATCAACCTCAGCCAGGGCGACAACCTGGGCGCGCACGACGGCACCGCCCTCGTCGAGCAGATGATCGACCTGGACCTCCTACTCCACGACGGGCACATGGTGGTCAAGTCGGCGGGCAACGAGGGAGAGGCCGACCACCACGCCCAGGTCACGATCGCGGCCGGTGCAAGCACGGACGTGCCGGTGCACATGCCCTCAGGTGACCGTTTCTCGCGGTTCGCGGAGATGTGGTACGCCGGTGCAGGCTCGGTACGCTGCACGGTCCTCGCTCCCTCCGTACGCGGTGCCCCGCCGACGAGCCCCGCCGTCGATCCCGGCAACGCCACGCCCTGGACGGTCGACTCCACCCTGCCGGCCAACCGGCAGACGGTCGTCCGCATCGACTCCCGCACCGCCGACCCCGACAACAACGACAGGTCGATCCACATCGAGTGGGACCCCGCGGCGAAGGCGAACATCCCCGCGGGGGAGTGGAAGTTGCGGCTCGCCAACACCGGCGCCGTCCCGGTCACCGTCCACATGTGGCTCGAACGCGGAAGCGGGCCGGTGTTCGGCAGCGGAGAGGCCTCGAGGGCCGGGACGATCAGCATCCCCGGAACGGCGCGCTCGGTCATCACGGTCGGCGCGTACTCCCAGAGCGGCTTCCTCTTCTTCAACTGGAGCGGGAAGGTCGCCGGATTCTCCAGCCGTGGGGCGACGAGGGACGGACGGACCAAGCCCGACGTCTCCGCCCCCGGCGTCGCCATCAAGTCGGCGAAGTCGAACGTACGACCCAACTGCTGCTGCGACTGCTGCCGGGACTTCTACGTCGACATGGACGGCACCAGCATGGCCGCACCGCACGTGACAGGAGTGGTGGCACTGATGTACCAGAAGAACCCACGCCTGAAAGCGTCGGACGTACGCCGGCACATCATGGAGACCGCCCGGGTTCCCGACGGCCTCACCCCGGCAGACCTGCCCAACAACGACTACGGCGCCGGCAAGGTGGACGCCGCCGCCGCGGTGGCAGCGGTGCCGCCACCAGGCGCGCCCGTGCACGCTCCGGAGGATCGAGAGCGCGAGTCGCCCGGGCCGGATCCGCACGAGCTGCACGCCCCGGTCGCCCGAGCCGGTCGAGGTGCGCAGGAGGGGGAGGACGGCCGGGGCGGAGAGCCGAAGGCCCGTTGGGCACACACGTCTCGCACACCCCGCACACCGCGCGCCCTCCGTACGGCGGACATCGCGGCGCCGCTGCTGGCCGCCCTGCACACGCGCCTGCTGGCCGTACCCTCCGGGGAGGGGTGGGCCGCGGACGTCAGCCGCCACTTCAGTGAGGTACGCGGGCTGATCAACCACAACAGGCGAGTCGCGGTCACCTGGCACCGGATGCAGGGACCGGCGCTCGTCGCGTCTCTCGCGCACCAGGTGGCCGGCTCACCCGGCGGGGTCGCGCTTCCAGCCGTCTCCGCGGCGGACCTCGCCCGGCGCGTCGGCGCATTCCTCGACGCGCTCGAGCGGCACGGCTCGACGGACCTTGCCGACTCGATACGACGGCGACGACCCGAGATCCTGGCGGTCGGTGCGGTCGACCTCCTCCACCTGCTGGCCGGGGCCGCCCGGCCGGCCGCCTGA
- a CDS encoding DUF6603 domain-containing protein: MATKAGTLELVARELAVALGVLEDRLADGGADDFFAELGLRPPEGLTAVSGLANSVSDAARLAGELAPLVVDLTAAIDAEDVASIVSVGVRLLGRIGDVLGAVGAVAAAADAAAGSLGGLTPEQRAEVRAFAAALPRKVLDHVVVEYASQRAPAALGALDALGLVVRAPVNDTGDPLHPAHERRELHPERLPDLLRDPGEYFRAVYGWGEAGFDGVALFEALQRYIERDMMMPAVLLRPPGEPPLLEAYIVGLRVDTATAPPSVTADIRFGAGQTFTRTYPLKEPWQIRVEATGAFAADVRGRISPPFDVTLTPPGGTVEVDVSAGLVADAGGAPMLLLGAAGGTRVEATRVSLTFGFDASWDPVANQAGAMPEVTAEIRDGRLVLSLGGADGFLASVLPSALEVELDLNAVWDPGKGLRATGGAGLEVEVPLALDVGPARIERMALRFVVTDDGLAVEARAAGGIALGPFAAAVDGVGAAIDVALTPGNLGPLDLGFRFLPPTGLGLAIDAGPISGGGFIRYDEPTGRYGGTFEVKLGIVGVQAVGLLDTRMPGGGRGFALLVLMRASFPPIQLGFGFALSAVGGLVALNRQMDVDALRSRMATGTAGRILAPEDPVRNAPVLLADLAAVFPPAQGVVVVGPTLQLSWAELVRFDIGVFIELPGPRKVVLLGSARAGIDNPSGGRPYLQIRLDILGVVDFAAQTLSFDAVLVDSHLLEILELTGGAAFRMSWGAEPYVVLSVGGFHPSYSPAPMVLPASLTRVAMVRGTPQDFLYFRFEGYFAVTTNTLQFGASVEVVVSVGSFNIRGFLGFDALIRFQPFHFQFTIAASVKVRYKSRNLGGLTLRGELSGPGPVVFRGKVCFEILWFDICFEETFRLGSSVPPAVTPVASAVAELAGELAEPGNIHAVGGTDTRVTVEPATDTSLPVVSPLGQAAWSQERAPLDLLLQRFEGAPLIRPESVTAAGPLVTAREVDWFAPGSFAELKDADALNRRAFERLAGGVRIGQDGTADGPDAQLTVTVKVIRLPAPPSFLTALAMPAWLMRATAGRLGAVERDVVKPALGVRDETWAVHGNDGAVIADGLSQAQAHQLATVGAAGGAGTGVAAVAATDTVAAMAF; encoded by the coding sequence GTGGCCACCAAGGCGGGCACCCTCGAACTCGTTGCCCGTGAGCTCGCCGTGGCACTCGGCGTCCTGGAGGATCGCCTCGCCGACGGTGGTGCCGACGACTTCTTCGCCGAGCTGGGCCTGCGGCCACCGGAGGGGCTGACCGCCGTGAGCGGGCTCGCGAACTCCGTCTCCGACGCCGCGCGCCTGGCCGGTGAGCTCGCACCGCTGGTGGTCGACCTCACCGCGGCCATCGACGCGGAGGACGTCGCGTCCATCGTCTCCGTCGGCGTGCGGCTTCTCGGCAGGATCGGTGACGTGCTGGGTGCGGTCGGTGCGGTCGCGGCCGCGGCCGACGCGGCGGCCGGTTCGCTCGGCGGCCTCACTCCCGAACAGCGTGCCGAGGTGCGGGCGTTCGCGGCCGCTCTGCCCCGCAAGGTGCTCGACCATGTGGTCGTCGAGTACGCCTCCCAGCGCGCCCCCGCGGCGCTGGGTGCGCTGGACGCGCTCGGCCTGGTCGTACGAGCGCCGGTGAACGACACCGGCGACCCGCTGCACCCCGCCCACGAGCGGCGTGAGCTCCACCCCGAACGCCTGCCCGACCTGCTGCGCGACCCGGGCGAGTACTTCCGCGCGGTGTACGGCTGGGGTGAGGCCGGGTTCGACGGGGTGGCGCTGTTCGAGGCGCTGCAGCGCTACATCGAACGGGACATGATGATGCCGGCCGTGCTGCTGCGCCCGCCCGGTGAGCCGCCGTTGCTCGAGGCGTACATCGTGGGTCTTCGGGTCGACACCGCGACCGCGCCGCCCAGCGTGACGGCCGACATCCGGTTCGGCGCGGGCCAGACGTTCACCCGCACCTATCCGCTCAAGGAGCCGTGGCAGATCCGGGTCGAGGCGACCGGCGCCTTCGCCGCCGACGTCCGGGGCCGGATCAGTCCGCCGTTCGACGTCACGCTCACCCCGCCGGGCGGCACCGTCGAGGTGGACGTGTCGGCGGGGCTCGTCGCGGACGCCGGGGGCGCGCCGATGCTGCTGCTCGGTGCTGCCGGTGGCACCCGGGTCGAGGCCACCCGCGTCTCGCTGACGTTCGGGTTCGACGCCTCGTGGGACCCGGTGGCGAACCAGGCCGGTGCGATGCCCGAGGTCACCGCCGAGATCCGCGACGGGCGGCTCGTCCTCTCCCTCGGCGGCGCGGACGGTTTCCTCGCCAGCGTGCTTCCGTCCGCGCTGGAGGTCGAGCTCGACCTGAACGCCGTCTGGGATCCTGGGAAGGGGCTGCGGGCGACCGGGGGCGCGGGGCTGGAGGTCGAGGTGCCACTGGCGCTGGACGTCGGCCCGGCCCGGATCGAGCGGATGGCGCTGCGGTTCGTGGTCACCGACGACGGGTTGGCAGTGGAGGCGCGGGCTGCCGGAGGGATCGCCCTCGGCCCCTTCGCCGCCGCCGTCGACGGGGTCGGCGCCGCGATCGACGTGGCGCTGACGCCCGGCAACCTCGGCCCGCTCGACCTCGGCTTCCGCTTCCTCCCGCCCACCGGGCTGGGCCTCGCGATCGACGCCGGGCCGATCAGCGGCGGCGGTTTCATCAGGTACGACGAACCCACCGGCCGTTACGGCGGCACGTTCGAGGTCAAGCTGGGCATCGTCGGCGTGCAGGCCGTCGGGCTGCTCGACACCCGGATGCCCGGTGGCGGGCGCGGCTTCGCGCTGCTGGTGCTCATGCGTGCGTCGTTCCCGCCCATCCAGTTGGGCTTCGGGTTCGCGCTGTCGGCGGTCGGTGGCCTGGTCGCGCTGAACCGCCAGATGGACGTGGACGCGCTGCGCTCGCGGATGGCCACCGGAACCGCCGGCCGGATCCTCGCCCCGGAGGACCCGGTACGCAACGCTCCCGTGCTGCTCGCCGACCTCGCGGCGGTCTTTCCCCCGGCCCAGGGCGTGGTGGTCGTCGGGCCCACCCTGCAACTGTCGTGGGCGGAGCTGGTGCGGTTCGACATCGGCGTGTTCATCGAGCTGCCCGGGCCGCGGAAGGTGGTGCTGCTCGGCTCGGCGCGGGCGGGTATCGACAACCCCTCCGGCGGACGTCCGTACCTCCAGATCCGGCTCGACATCCTCGGCGTGGTGGACTTCGCCGCGCAGACGCTGTCGTTCGACGCGGTGCTGGTCGACAGCCACCTGCTGGAGATCCTCGAACTCACCGGCGGCGCTGCGTTTCGCATGTCGTGGGGCGCCGAGCCGTACGTCGTCCTCTCCGTCGGCGGGTTCCATCCCTCGTACTCGCCCGCGCCCATGGTGCTGCCGGCCAGTCTCACCCGGGTGGCGATGGTGCGAGGAACGCCCCAGGACTTCCTCTACTTCCGGTTCGAGGGCTACTTCGCGGTCACGACCAACACGCTGCAGTTCGGCGCCTCCGTCGAGGTCGTCGTCAGCGTCGGCAGCTTCAACATCCGCGGCTTCCTCGGCTTCGACGCACTGATCCGCTTCCAGCCGTTCCACTTCCAGTTCACCATCGCCGCCTCGGTCAAGGTCCGCTACAAGAGCCGCAACCTGGGCGGGCTGACGCTGCGCGGCGAACTCAGCGGGCCGGGGCCGGTGGTGTTCCGCGGCAAGGTCTGCTTCGAGATCCTGTGGTTCGACATCTGCTTCGAGGAGACATTCAGGCTCGGTTCGTCGGTGCCGCCGGCGGTCACCCCGGTCGCGTCGGCGGTCGCCGAGCTGGCCGGCGAACTGGCCGAGCCGGGCAACATCCACGCCGTGGGCGGTACGGACACCCGCGTCACCGTCGAGCCCGCGACCGACACCTCGCTGCCGGTCGTCTCACCGCTCGGGCAGGCGGCCTGGAGCCAGGAGCGGGCACCGCTGGACCTGCTGCTGCAGCGGTTCGAGGGCGCGCCGCTGATCCGGCCGGAGAGCGTGACCGCGGCCGGCCCGCTGGTGACCGCCCGTGAGGTCGACTGGTTCGCCCCCGGCTCGTTCGCCGAGCTCAAGGACGCGGACGCACTCAACCGCCGGGCGTTCGAGCGGCTGGCGGGCGGAGTGCGGATCGGGCAGGACGGCACCGCCGACGGGCCGGACGCGCAGCTCACCGTCACGGTCAAGGTCATCCGGTTGCCCGCTCCGCCGTCCTTCCTGACGGCGCTCGCGATGCCGGCCTGGCTGATGCGCGCCACGGCCGGGCGGCTCGGCGCCGTGGAGCGGGACGTGGTGAAGCCCGCGCTCGGCGTACGGGACGAGACGTGGGCCGTGCACGGCAACGACGGTGCGGTCATCGCGGACGGGTTGTCGCAGGCACAGGCGCACCAACTGGCAACGGTCGGCGCGGCGGGTGGCGCAGGCACGGGAGTGGCGGCGGTGGCGGCGACCGACACCGTCGCGGCGATGGCGTTCTGA
- a CDS encoding TetR/AcrR family transcriptional regulator, whose protein sequence is MGEARVDGRSVLREQRRDAILASTRGLAMTSGPGGFTVDEVAAAAGVSRRTVFNHFPTFENLLVAVCEQVLAQVTDQLLQAIDAELENLPSDASRHVAAVDGLCAAVRDTDLPTAMTTIVSIVGEDHEEQPRGQAISQTALDHVGRRLVAQVQAHVPDIDALVLGLTVAFLMNGIGVIARRWVKEYAATVTPASRRAWRGYMTRLTDQLAGGYRGAIERGPR, encoded by the coding sequence GTGGGCGAGGCCAGGGTGGACGGACGCAGCGTCCTGCGAGAGCAGCGCCGCGACGCCATCCTCGCCTCGACGCGTGGACTGGCGATGACGAGCGGTCCCGGCGGATTCACCGTGGACGAGGTCGCGGCCGCGGCCGGAGTGTCCCGGCGTACGGTGTTCAACCACTTCCCGACGTTCGAGAACCTGCTCGTGGCTGTGTGTGAGCAGGTTCTCGCGCAGGTCACCGACCAGTTGCTGCAAGCCATCGACGCCGAACTCGAGAACCTGCCCTCGGACGCGAGCCGGCACGTCGCTGCCGTCGACGGGTTGTGCGCAGCGGTGCGCGACACGGACCTGCCGACCGCGATGACCACCATCGTGAGCATCGTCGGCGAGGACCACGAGGAACAGCCGCGGGGGCAGGCGATCTCTCAGACCGCCCTGGACCACGTCGGCCGGCGGCTGGTGGCACAGGTGCAGGCCCACGTTCCCGACATCGACGCGCTGGTCCTCGGCCTGACGGTGGCGTTCCTCATGAACGGCATCGGCGTCATCGCCCGCCGATGGGTCAAGGAGTACGCGGCCACGGTGACACCGGCGTCCCGGCGAGCGTGGCGCGGGTACATGACCCGCCTTACCGATCAGCTCGCCGGCGGATACCGAGGCGCGATCGAGCGCGGACCTCGGTGA